From a region of the Arachis ipaensis cultivar K30076 chromosome B09, Araip1.1, whole genome shotgun sequence genome:
- the LOC107615499 gene encoding E3 ubiquitin-protein ligase ATL6 (The sequence of the model RefSeq protein was modified relative to this genomic sequence to represent the inferred CDS: added 108 bases not found in genome assembly) produces MTSILHNRPNDAIILLSFFLFHLLLFFPFTGAQSDNNNQNNNYYNRFSPSMAIIVVILVSALFLMGFFSIYIRHCSDSPSASIRHLVATGRSRRGHRGLDPAVIDSFPTLEYSVVKIHKIGKGALECAVCLNEFEDTETLRLIPKCDHVFHPECIDEWLESHTTCPVCRADLLPQPGDSVRGAAAVVIPELANDELSSPRNLESRNQSDVVVAVEQESENLESNKNERVSVDEREVLCLNMNQALNLNRTRGSRSGRPRRFPRSHSTGHSLVQPGEDTERFTLRLPLDVRKKILEPQLNRARSLVILPREGSSKRGYRTGGGEGSSRGWSTRRLDRVFKSDRWIFTMAPPFLVRASSIKSPRVANSAGGGSSSAAPAAAPPVLTAPTATSEIDHLPV; encoded by the exons ATGACCTCCATTTTGCATAACCGTCCAAATGACGCAATTATCcttctctccttctttctctttcaCCTGCTTCTCTTCTTTCCCTTCACCGGAGCACAATCCGATAACAACAACCAAAACAACAATTACTACAACCGTTTCAGCCCTTCCATGGCGATCATAGTTGTAATCCTCGTCTCCGCACTCTTCCTCATGGGATTCTTCTCCATCTACATCCGCCACTGCTCCGACTCTCCTTCCGCCAGCATCCGCCACCTTGTCGCCACCGGCAGATCCCGCCGTGGTCACCGAGGTCTCGACCCTGCCGTCATCGACTCGTTCCCAACCTTAGAGTACTCAGTCGTAAAAATCCACAAGATTGGAAAGGGAGCACTCGAATGCGCAGTGTGCCTCAACGAGTTTGAAGACACTGAAACGCTGCGTTTGATTCCCAAATGCGACCACGTGTTCCACCCTGAGTGTATCGACGAGTGGCTCGAGTCTCACACCACGTGTCCGGTTTGCAGAGCCGACCTCCTCCCACAACCGGGAGACTCCGTACGCGGCGCCGCCGCCGTCGTGATTCCGGAGTTGGCAAACGACGAGTTGTCCTCGCCGCGCAATTTGGAATCGCGGAACCAAAGCGACGTCGTAGTTGCTgtggagcaagaaagtgagaatCTGGAGAGTAATAAGAATGAAAGGGTAAGTGTTGATGAACGGGAAGTATTGTGTTTGAATATGAACCAGGCGTTGAATTTGAACCGCACCAGGGGTTCCCGGTCGGGGAGGCCGAGGAGGTTTCCGAGATCACATTCGACCGGGCACTCGC TGCCGAGAGAAGGGAGCTCAAAGAGGGGTTACCGAACTGGGGGCGGAGAAGGAAGTAGTAGGGGCTGGTCTACAAGGCGGTTAGACCGGGTTTTTAAGTCGGACCGGTGGATTTTCACTATGGCGCCACCGTTTCTCGTTAGGGCGTCGTCAATTAAGTCACCACGGGTGGCTAATAGCGCCGGCGGCGGAAGTTCATCGGCTGCTCCAGCAGCTGCACCACCAGTTCTGACTGCACCAACAGCAACATCAGAAATAGACCATCTACCGGTTTAA